The Chrysemys picta bellii isolate R12L10 chromosome 12, ASM1138683v2, whole genome shotgun sequence genome has a segment encoding these proteins:
- the LOC135974665 gene encoding olfactory receptor 14A16-like, giving the protein MSNQTNITEFLLLGFSDVRELQILHFMGFLVLYLATLTGNLLIIIAIALDHYLHTPMYFFLMSLSILDLGTISVTIPKSMANSLMNTRSISYSGCVTQVFFLVFFAEADFILLTIMAYDRYVAICKPLHYETIMNRRACVQMAASAWISVILYSSLHTGNTFAITFCGGNMVDQFFCEIPQLLKLACSNSYLNEVGVIVFGACLTLSCFAFIIVTYVQILITVLRIPSKQGRHKAISTCLPHFIVISMFLSTAAFAYMKPISSSPSGLDLVVAVLYSVLPPVMNPIIYSIRNKEIKASLRKLTGWRFDQE; this is encoded by the coding sequence atgtccaaccaaactAACATAactgagttccttctcctgggattctctgatgttcgagagctgcagattttgcacttcaTGGGTTTTCTAGTGCTTTACCTGGCAACCCTGACAgggaatcttctcatcatcaTAGCCATAGCTCTTGATCACTACCTTCACACCCcaatgtacttcttcctgatgagtTTGTCTATCCTAGACCTCGGTACCATTtctgtcaccatccccaaatcTATGGCCAATTCCCTTATGAACACCAGGTCCATTTCCTATTCTGGATGTGTCACCCAAGTCTTTTTCCTCGTCTTCTTTGCTGAAGCCGACTTCATCTTACTCACCATCATGGCGTACGATCGATACGTCGCCATCTgcaaaccactgcactatgagactataatgaacaggagagcttgtgtccaaatggcagccagtgcctggatcagtgtAATTCTCTATTCTTCATTGCACACCGGGAACACCTTTGCAATaaccttctgtggaggcaacatggtggatcagttcttctgtgaaattccCCAGCTACTCAAGCTCGCCTGCTCTAACTCATACCTCAATGAAGTTGGGGTTATTGTATTTGGTGCGTGTTTAACCCTAAGTTGTTTTGCTTTTATAATTGTGACATATGTTCAGATCTTGATCACGGTGTTGAGAATCCCCTCTAAACAGGGCCGACATAAAGCcatctccacctgccttcctcactTCATTGTAATTTCCATGTTTCTTTccactgctgcctttgcctacatGAAACCCATCTCCAGCTCTCCATCAGGTCTGGATCTCGTGGTAGCTGTTCTCTATTCCGTGCTGCCGCCAGTGATGAATCCGATCATTTACAGCATAAGGAACAAGGAAATCAAAGCTTCTCTGAGGAAACTGACTGGGTGGAGGTTTGATCAAGAATAA